In the genome of Dunckerocampus dactyliophorus isolate RoL2022-P2 chromosome 6, RoL_Ddac_1.1, whole genome shotgun sequence, one region contains:
- the acsl1a gene encoding long-chain-fatty-acid--CoA ligase 1a isoform X2, with protein sequence MQAQEVLRQLRLPELDDVRQYIRGLPSNTLLGMGVVAAITTYWLSTRPKALKPPCDLNMQSLEMAGGEGARRSVLNSSDVHMTHYYSDARTMYEVFLRGLKMSNNGPCLGSRKPNQPFEWLSYREVADRAEYVGSALLHRGHSQSGDKYIGIFAQNRPEWTISELACHTYSLVTVPLYDTLGAEAIGFIIDKASISTVICDVAEKARMILDCFNEKGRTVKTIVVMEPFDADLVTRGQTYAVEVMSLKDFEDLGKANYYDPVPPKPEDLALICFTSGTTGNPKGAMITHGNVISNTAAFLKMTEGELKASPKDVLISFLPLAHMFERVVEGVILIHGARIGFFQGDIRLLMDDLKELQPTFFPVVPRLLNRMFDKIFSQANTPLKRWMLDLAFRRKEVELNSGVVRKDSMWDKLIFKKVQASLGGRVRLMITGAAPVSPTVLTFLRVALGCQFYEGYGQTECTAGCSMSMPGDWTAGHVGPPLPCNAIKLVDVADMDYLAANSEGEVCVQGPNVFLGYLGDAEKTAEAIDKDGWLHTGDIGKWLPNGTLKLIDRKKHIFKLAQGEYIAPEKIENIYSRSDPVAQIFVHGDSLQACLVGIVVPDPDFLTIWLKRRGMNGTYLDLCKSKDVKNAILEDLQKLGKQSGLKSFEQVRDIALHPEMFSVQNGLLTPTLKAKRVKLLSYFRAQIDELYANVKV encoded by the exons ATGCAGGCTCAGGAAGTCCTGAGACAGCTGCGGCTTCCAGAGCTGGATGACGTCCGCCAGTATATACGGGGTCTTCCAAGCAACACACTACTGGGCATGGGTGTCGTCGCCGCCATTACCACATACTGGCTGTCCACCCGGCCGAAAGCCCTCAAACCCCCATGTGACCTCAACATGCAGTCTTTGGAAATGGca GGTGGAGAAGGTGCAAGGAGGTCAGTGCTCAACAGCAGCGACGTGCACATGACGCACTACTACAGTGACGCAAGGACAATGTATGAGGTGTTCCTTCGAGGGCTCAAAATGTCAA ATAACGGACCTTGTTTAGGATCGAGAAAACCAAACCAGCCTTTCGAGTGGCTTTCTTACAGAGAG GTTGCAGACCGGGCCGAGTATGTGGGCTCTGCCTTGCTTCACAGAGGTCACTCTCAGTCAGGGGACAAGTATATTGGCATCTTCGCCCAGAACAGACCAGAG TGGACCATTTCCGAGTTGGCGTGTCACACGTATTCCCTTGTAACTGTTCCACTGTATGACACACTTGGGGCAGAAGCTATCGGCTTCATTATCGACAaag cttCCATCAGCACTGTGATTTGTGACGTGGCTGAAAAAGCTCGAATGATTCTCGACTGTTTCAACGAAAAAGGGCGAACAGTGAAGACGATTGTGGTGATGGAACCGTTTGATGCCGATCTGGTGACTCGAGGACAAACGTACGCAGTTGAGGTTATGAGCCTCAAGGACTTTGAG GACTTGGGTAAAGCAAACTACTATGACCCTGTG CCACCGAAACCAGAGGACCTTGCACTTATCTGCTTTACATCTGGAACTacag GAAACCCTAAGGGTGCAATGATCACTCATGGAAATGTCATCTCCAACACTGcagcttttcttaaaatgacagAG GGAGAACTGAAAGCCAGTCCCAAAGATGTGCTCATCTCTTTCCTCCCTTTGGCTCATATGTTTGAGAGAGTGGTGGAG GGTGTCATCCTCATCCACGGGGCTCGTATTGGATTTTTCCAAGGCGACATTCGGCTCTTGATGGACGATTTAAAAGAACTGCAGCCAACATTCTTCCCTGTGGTCCCGCGTCTCCTCAACCGCATGTTCGATAAG ATATTTAGTCAAGCCAACACGCCGCTGAAGAGATGGATGCTCGATTTGGCTTTTAGGAGGAAGGAGGTGGAGCTAAATAGTGGTGTAGTCAGAAAGGACAGTATGTGGGACAAGCTCatctttaaaaaagtgcag GCGAGCCTGGGTGGACGCGTGCGGCTGATGATTACGGGAGCTGCGCCCGTGTCACCCACAGTTCTGACTTTCCTACGAGTGGCGCTGGGGTGTCAG TTTTATGAAGGCTATGGCCAGACTGAATGCACGGCAGGATGCTCCATGTCAATGCCTGGGGATTGGACAGCAG GCCATGTTGGACCTCCTCTGCCTTGTAATGCAATCAAACTGGTGGATGTTGCAGATATGGACTACTTGGCAGCTAACAGTGAAGGAGAG GTTTGTGTCCAAGGACCCAATGTATTCCTGGGATATCTGGGAGATGCTGAGAAAACGGCTGAGGCGATTGACAAGGATGGATGGCTGCACACGGGGGACATTGGCAAATGGCTTCCT AATGGCACTCTGAAGCTCATCGACAGGAAGAAGCACATTTTCAAGCTGGCACAGGGAGAATACATCGCCCCGGAGAAAATAGAAAACATCTACAGCCGCAGTGACCCGGTGGCCCAGATATTCGTGCACGGTGACAGCTTACAG GCGTGTTTGGTGGGGATAGTGGTGCCCGATCCTGACTTTTTGACCATTTGGCTCAAGAGAAGAGGCATGAATGGCACCTACTTGGATTTGTGCAAGAGCAAG GATGTTAAGAACGCTATTTTGGAGGACCTCCAGAAGCTGGGCAAACAAAGTGGACTCAAATCTTTTGAACAG GTGAGAGACATTGCATTGCACCCAGAGATGTTCTCTGTCCAGAATGGCCTGCTGACGCCAACACTCAAGGCGAAGAGAGTGAAGCTTCTGAGTTACTTTAGAGCACAGATAGATGAACTGTATGCCAACGTTAAGGTCTAA
- the primpol gene encoding DNA-directed primase/polymerase protein, whose translation MSKWGQRLKKVEQLAEAFQNNPVVTRYKPRLLPCQPSSVWKLFPRQSLAISFAQSCKEPVHVFALEKEKALQGQRIFLVTSYSELWHYYRTNTQSLMHCYEVIPEGAVCKLYFDLEFHKPSNREADGKKMVSLWIQYVCKKLKDIYGIDCSAKNVLSLDSSTDDKFSRHLIFNLHNAAFKDNAHVGAFIHNILQTVLGATSGRSCLEGHNEAGTHAPVTTQSPEKHEIDLSFLRVNDKNGRHCLFVDLGVYTKNRNFRLFKSSKVGKNAAFTLADDNKFIANSKNSVPAEESVFLASLVCNVSFTGQRILTCPVTEANDLRTTRVQSQQGSLPDQGLLSGCLTSPHQEVDNFVLTVVRKDGIQGSIRRWNYFATDQLLVYDIAKYRWCGNVNRFHKSNNIMIVVDLKEDVWYQKCHDPECRNYRSSSYPLPQEICISYVMMLDEENQTYMMNNIDPSQPPKQVSQGMDWDPEAADVWGRADDDQKFSDCLDDFELNGSEISDELLLSCMEDFDSQ comes from the exons ATGAGCAAGTGGGGACAGCGGCTGAAGAAGGTGGAGCAGCTCGCCGAGGCCTTCCAGAACAATCCCGTGGTCACACGCTACAAACCTCGACTCTTGCCTTGTCAGCCTTCCTCTGTCTGGAAGCTCTTCCCTCGCCAAAGCTTGGCTATCAGCTTTGCTCAGAGCTGCAAAGAG cctgtgcatgtttttgcacTCGAAAAAGAGAAGGCACTCCAGGGTCAAAGGATCTTCCTGGTTACCAGTTATAGTGAACTATGGCATTACTACAG gacCAATACTCAGTCCTTGATGCACTGCTATGAGGTGATACCAGAGGGTGCTGTTTGCAAGCTTTACTTTGACTTGGAGTTCCACAAGCCCTCAAACAGAGAGGCAGATGGGAAAAAGATGGTGTCTTTGTGGATCCAG TATGTTTGCAAAAAACTGAAGGACATTTATGGGATTGACTGCTCCGCTAAAAACGTCCTCAGTCTGGACTCAAGCACAGATGACAAGTTTAGTCGGCATCTCATCTTCAATCTCCATAATGCAGCTTTCAAAGACAATGCACATGTCG GTGCCTTCATTCATAACATTCTCCAAACTGTGTTGGGTGCAACTTCAGGCAGAAGTTGTTTGGAAGGACACAATGAAGCAGg AACACATGCTCCGGTGACAACTCAAAGTCCAGAGAAACATGAGATTGACCTCAGCTTCCTCCGGGTCAATGACAAGAATGGCCGACATTGCCTCTTTGTTGATCTTG GAGTGTACACAAAGAACAGAAATTTCCGTCTTTTCAAGTCATCCAAAGTAGGAAAAAACGCAGCCTTCACCTTAGCAGATGACAACAAGTTCATTGCCAATTCCAAGAACAGTGTTCCTGCGGAGGAAAGTGTTTTCTTAGCGTCTTTAGTGTGCAATGTGAG TTTCACAGGCCAGAGAATTCTTACATGCCCTGTCACAGAAGCTAATGACTTGAGGACCACGAGGGTTCAGAGTCAGCAGGGCTCACTGCCTGATCAAG GCTTGCTCTCGGGTTGCCTGACGTCTCCTCACCAAGAAGTAGACAACTTCGTATTAACAGTAGTTAGGAAGGACGGCATACAAGGAA GCATCCGACGATGGAACTACTTTGCAACTGACCAGCTACTTGTCTACGACATTGCCAAGTACCGCTGGTGTGGCAATGTGAACAGGtttcacaaaagcaacaacatCAT GATTGTGGTGGATCTCAAAGAGGATGTGTGGTACCAGAAGTGTCACGATCCTGAGTGCAGGAACTATAGATCCTCAA GTTACCCATTGCCACAGGAGATCTGCATCAGCTACGTCATGATGCTG GATGAGGAGAACCAAACATACATGATGAACAACATTGATCCCAGTCAGCCACCAAAGCAGGTATCCCAGGGAATGGATTGGGATCCGGAAGCAGCTGATGTGTGGGGAAGAGCTGACGACGACCAGAAATTTTCAGACTGCCTTGATGACTTTGAACTAAACGGCAGTGAAATCTCAGACGAGCTTCTTCTCAGCTGCATGGAAGATTTTGATTCGCAGTAG
- the acsl1a gene encoding long-chain-fatty-acid--CoA ligase 1a isoform X1: MQAQEVLRQLRLPELDDVRQYIRGLPSNTLLGMGVVAAITTYWLSTRPKALKPPCDLNMQSLEMAGGEGARRSVLNSSDVHMTHYYSDARTMYEVFLRGLKMSNNGPCLGSRKPNQPFEWLSYREVADRAEYVGSALLHRGHSQSGDKYIGIFAQNRPEWTISELACHTYSLVTVPLYDTLGAEAIGFIIDKASISTVICDVAEKARMILDCFNEKGRTVKTIVVMEPFDADLVTRGQTYAVEVMSLKDFEDLGKANYYDPVPPKPEDLALICFTSGTTGNPKGAMITHGNVISNTAAFLKMTEVHCMLNQRDVLISYLPLAHMLERVVQGVILIHGARIGFFQGDIRLLMDDLKELQPTFFPVVPRLLNRMFDKIFSQANTPLKRWMLDLAFRRKEVELNSGVVRKDSMWDKLIFKKVQASLGGRVRLMITGAAPVSPTVLTFLRVALGCQFYEGYGQTECTAGCSMSMPGDWTAGHVGPPLPCNAIKLVDVADMDYLAANSEGEVCVQGPNVFLGYLGDAEKTAEAIDKDGWLHTGDIGKWLPNGTLKLIDRKKHIFKLAQGEYIAPEKIENIYSRSDPVAQIFVHGDSLQACLVGIVVPDPDFLTIWLKRRGMNGTYLDLCKSKDVKNAILEDLQKLGKQSGLKSFEQVRDIALHPEMFSVQNGLLTPTLKAKRVKLLSYFRAQIDELYANVKV; encoded by the exons ATGCAGGCTCAGGAAGTCCTGAGACAGCTGCGGCTTCCAGAGCTGGATGACGTCCGCCAGTATATACGGGGTCTTCCAAGCAACACACTACTGGGCATGGGTGTCGTCGCCGCCATTACCACATACTGGCTGTCCACCCGGCCGAAAGCCCTCAAACCCCCATGTGACCTCAACATGCAGTCTTTGGAAATGGca GGTGGAGAAGGTGCAAGGAGGTCAGTGCTCAACAGCAGCGACGTGCACATGACGCACTACTACAGTGACGCAAGGACAATGTATGAGGTGTTCCTTCGAGGGCTCAAAATGTCAA ATAACGGACCTTGTTTAGGATCGAGAAAACCAAACCAGCCTTTCGAGTGGCTTTCTTACAGAGAG GTTGCAGACCGGGCCGAGTATGTGGGCTCTGCCTTGCTTCACAGAGGTCACTCTCAGTCAGGGGACAAGTATATTGGCATCTTCGCCCAGAACAGACCAGAG TGGACCATTTCCGAGTTGGCGTGTCACACGTATTCCCTTGTAACTGTTCCACTGTATGACACACTTGGGGCAGAAGCTATCGGCTTCATTATCGACAaag cttCCATCAGCACTGTGATTTGTGACGTGGCTGAAAAAGCTCGAATGATTCTCGACTGTTTCAACGAAAAAGGGCGAACAGTGAAGACGATTGTGGTGATGGAACCGTTTGATGCCGATCTGGTGACTCGAGGACAAACGTACGCAGTTGAGGTTATGAGCCTCAAGGACTTTGAG GACTTGGGTAAAGCAAACTACTATGACCCTGTG CCACCGAAACCAGAGGACCTTGCACTTATCTGCTTTACATCTGGAACTacag GAAACCCTAAGGGTGCAATGATCACTCATGGAAATGTCATCTCCAACACTGcagcttttcttaaaatgacagAG GTGCACTGCATGCTGAACCAACGTGACGTGCTCATATCCTATCTTCCCCTAGCTCACATGCTTGAGAGGGTTGTGCAG GGTGTCATCCTCATCCACGGGGCTCGTATTGGATTTTTCCAAGGCGACATTCGGCTCTTGATGGACGATTTAAAAGAACTGCAGCCAACATTCTTCCCTGTGGTCCCGCGTCTCCTCAACCGCATGTTCGATAAG ATATTTAGTCAAGCCAACACGCCGCTGAAGAGATGGATGCTCGATTTGGCTTTTAGGAGGAAGGAGGTGGAGCTAAATAGTGGTGTAGTCAGAAAGGACAGTATGTGGGACAAGCTCatctttaaaaaagtgcag GCGAGCCTGGGTGGACGCGTGCGGCTGATGATTACGGGAGCTGCGCCCGTGTCACCCACAGTTCTGACTTTCCTACGAGTGGCGCTGGGGTGTCAG TTTTATGAAGGCTATGGCCAGACTGAATGCACGGCAGGATGCTCCATGTCAATGCCTGGGGATTGGACAGCAG GCCATGTTGGACCTCCTCTGCCTTGTAATGCAATCAAACTGGTGGATGTTGCAGATATGGACTACTTGGCAGCTAACAGTGAAGGAGAG GTTTGTGTCCAAGGACCCAATGTATTCCTGGGATATCTGGGAGATGCTGAGAAAACGGCTGAGGCGATTGACAAGGATGGATGGCTGCACACGGGGGACATTGGCAAATGGCTTCCT AATGGCACTCTGAAGCTCATCGACAGGAAGAAGCACATTTTCAAGCTGGCACAGGGAGAATACATCGCCCCGGAGAAAATAGAAAACATCTACAGCCGCAGTGACCCGGTGGCCCAGATATTCGTGCACGGTGACAGCTTACAG GCGTGTTTGGTGGGGATAGTGGTGCCCGATCCTGACTTTTTGACCATTTGGCTCAAGAGAAGAGGCATGAATGGCACCTACTTGGATTTGTGCAAGAGCAAG GATGTTAAGAACGCTATTTTGGAGGACCTCCAGAAGCTGGGCAAACAAAGTGGACTCAAATCTTTTGAACAG GTGAGAGACATTGCATTGCACCCAGAGATGTTCTCTGTCCAGAATGGCCTGCTGACGCCAACACTCAAGGCGAAGAGAGTGAAGCTTCTGAGTTACTTTAGAGCACAGATAGATGAACTGTATGCCAACGTTAAGGTCTAA